Proteins from a single region of Aythya fuligula isolate bAytFul2 chromosome 3, bAytFul2.pri, whole genome shotgun sequence:
- the NUP43 gene encoding nucleoporin Nup43 isoform X2 → MEEVSARFVAQKISKARWRPLPAAALQPPDIFATGSWDNEDNRLALWAVGELGSGEYLGEPQLLCDIGHDGDVMDMQFLDQERIVVASSTGSVTVFRHHQNNQTLSVNQRWEKAHCHVDQDTSCGGAACTGVICNNPEIVTVGEDGRINLFRADQKDAVRTIDNADSSTLHAVTFLRTTEILTVNSIGQLKIWDFRQQRNEPSQIFSLTGERVPLHCVDRHPNQQHIVATGGQDGMLSIWDIRQVWEVHFHPSNPDHLFTCSEDGSLWHWDTSTDISEKPSFLHQGGRSTAYLSHNTINQSVVCAWLNNDPTKDRMEITNLIPNQTLSVNSLDVLGPCLVYGTDAEAIYVNRQLFS, encoded by the exons ATGGAGGAGGTGAGCGCCCGCTTCGTGGCGCAGAAGATCAGCAAGGCCCGATGGCggcccctgcccgccgccgcgCTGCAGCCGCCCGACATCTTCGCCACCGGCTCCTGGGACAACGAG GACAACCGGCTGGCGCTGTGGGCCGTGGGGGAGCTCGGCAGCGGCGAGTACCTGGGAGAGCCTCAGCTGCTCTGCGACATCGGGCACGATGGGGACGTCATGGACATGCAG TTTTTGGACCAGGAGAGAATTGTTGTTGCCTCTTCAACAGGAAGCGTAACCGTGTTCCGTCACCATCAGAATAACCAG ACTTTATCGGTCAACCAGCGGTGGGAAAAAGCCCATTGCCATGTGGATCAAGACACATCTTGTGGTGGAGCGGCGTGTACTGGAGTCATCTGCAACAACCCAGAAATTGTCACTGTTGGGGAAGATGGTAGAATAAATCTCTTCAGAGCTGACCAAAAGGATGCAGTAAGGACTATAG ACAATGCAGACAGCAGTACGCTCCATGCAGTGACTTTCCTTCGCACAACTGAGATCTTGACAGTAAATTCAATCGGACAGTTGAAAATATGGGACTTCAGACAGCAAAGAAATGAGCCGTCtcagatattttcttt GACAGGTGAAAGAGTTCCACTGCACTGTGTGGACAGGCACCCCAATCAGCAGCACATTGTGGCCACAGGGGGCCAGGATGGGATGCTGAGCATATGGGACATCAGGCAGG TGTGGGAAGTTCACTTCCATCCCTCCAACCCAGATCACTTATTTACATGTTCTGAAGATGGATCTCTTTGGCATTGGGATACTTCCACAGACATATCTGAAAAACCATCGTTTCTTCATCAAG GAGGAAGAAGTACTGCCTACCTTTCCCACAATACCATTAACCAGTCTGTTGTGTGTGCCTGGCTAAACAACGATCCTACCAAAGACCGCATGGAAATCACCAACTTGATTCCAAATCAGACTTTGTCTGTGAATAGTTTAGATGTTCTGGGACCATGTCTGGTGTATGGTACCGATGCAGAGGCTATTTACGTGAACAGACAACTTTTTTCATGA
- the NUP43 gene encoding nucleoporin Nup43 isoform X1, translating to MEEVSARFVAQKISKARWRPLPAAALQPPDIFATGSWDNEDNRLALWAVGELGSGEYLGEPQLLCDIGHDGDVMDMQFLDQERIVVASSTGSVTVFRHHQNNQTLSVNQRWEKAHCHVDQDTSCGGAACTGVICNNPEIVTVGEDGRINLFRADQKDAVRTIDNADSSTLHAVTFLRTTEILTVNSIGQLKIWDFRQQRNEPSQIFSLTGERVPLHCVDRHPNQQHIVATGGQDGMLSIWDIRQGTMPVSLLNAHEAEMWEVHFHPSNPDHLFTCSEDGSLWHWDTSTDISEKPSFLHQGGRSTAYLSHNTINQSVVCAWLNNDPTKDRMEITNLIPNQTLSVNSLDVLGPCLVYGTDAEAIYVNRQLFS from the exons ATGGAGGAGGTGAGCGCCCGCTTCGTGGCGCAGAAGATCAGCAAGGCCCGATGGCggcccctgcccgccgccgcgCTGCAGCCGCCCGACATCTTCGCCACCGGCTCCTGGGACAACGAG GACAACCGGCTGGCGCTGTGGGCCGTGGGGGAGCTCGGCAGCGGCGAGTACCTGGGAGAGCCTCAGCTGCTCTGCGACATCGGGCACGATGGGGACGTCATGGACATGCAG TTTTTGGACCAGGAGAGAATTGTTGTTGCCTCTTCAACAGGAAGCGTAACCGTGTTCCGTCACCATCAGAATAACCAG ACTTTATCGGTCAACCAGCGGTGGGAAAAAGCCCATTGCCATGTGGATCAAGACACATCTTGTGGTGGAGCGGCGTGTACTGGAGTCATCTGCAACAACCCAGAAATTGTCACTGTTGGGGAAGATGGTAGAATAAATCTCTTCAGAGCTGACCAAAAGGATGCAGTAAGGACTATAG ACAATGCAGACAGCAGTACGCTCCATGCAGTGACTTTCCTTCGCACAACTGAGATCTTGACAGTAAATTCAATCGGACAGTTGAAAATATGGGACTTCAGACAGCAAAGAAATGAGCCGTCtcagatattttcttt GACAGGTGAAAGAGTTCCACTGCACTGTGTGGACAGGCACCCCAATCAGCAGCACATTGTGGCCACAGGGGGCCAGGATGGGATGCTGAGCATATGGGACATCAGGCAGGGTACTATGCCAGTGTCCCTCCTAAATGCTCATGAAGCAGAGA TGTGGGAAGTTCACTTCCATCCCTCCAACCCAGATCACTTATTTACATGTTCTGAAGATGGATCTCTTTGGCATTGGGATACTTCCACAGACATATCTGAAAAACCATCGTTTCTTCATCAAG GAGGAAGAAGTACTGCCTACCTTTCCCACAATACCATTAACCAGTCTGTTGTGTGTGCCTGGCTAAACAACGATCCTACCAAAGACCGCATGGAAATCACCAACTTGATTCCAAATCAGACTTTGTCTGTGAATAGTTTAGATGTTCTGGGACCATGTCTGGTGTATGGTACCGATGCAGAGGCTATTTACGTGAACAGACAACTTTTTTCATGA